In a genomic window of Glycine max cultivar Williams 82 chromosome 13, Glycine_max_v4.0, whole genome shotgun sequence:
- the LOC100786527 gene encoding callose synthase 11, with protein sequence MNLRQRPVAARGGATNLPRPPPLNSVFNIIPVHDLFTDHPSLRYPEVRAAAAALRTVGDLPKHQFMRWEPEMDLLDWLRLLFGFQLDNARNQREHLVLHLANSQMRLEPPPVIVDALDAGVLRRFRRKLLHNYSAWCSFLGLKSNVLLSRRRDPTDLRRELLYVSLYLLVWGEAGNLRFTPECLCYIYHFMAKELNHVIDEHGDPDTGRPYMPTVSGELGFLKSVIMPIYNTIKVEVDSSRNGKAPHSAWRNYDDINEYFWSRRCLKRLGWPLNFECNFFGTTPKEKRVGKTGFVEQRSFWNVYKSFDRLWVMLILFFQAAIIVAWEGTTYPWEALEKRDVQVKMLTVFITWSALRFLQSVLDAGTQYSLVTRETRWLGVRMALKSMAAIMWTVLFSVFYGMIWIEKGSRPIWSDAANQRIYTFLKVVLFFLIPELLALVLFVVPWLRNVIEESDWKIVYLLTWWFHTRIFVGRGVRQALIDNVKYTVFWVAVLASKFSFSYLFQIEPLVAPTKALLNLKNIRYKWHEFFNNTNRVAVVLLWVPVVLVYLMDLQIWYSIFSAFYGAAIGLFSHLGEIRNVTQLRLRFQFFASAMQFNLMPEEKLLSQQATLLKKLRDAIHRLKLRYGLGQPFNKIESSQVDATRFALIWNEIMITFREEDIISDRELELLKLPPNCWNIRVIRWPCSLLCNELLLAVSQAKELENESDWSLWLKICKNEYRRCAVIEAYDSVKYLFPKVLKAEKEEYSIMTNIFGVIDSYIQTGKLTEAYKMSRLPQIHGKVSEFVQLLIQPERDMNKAVNLLQALYELFVREFPKVKRTIIQLREEGLARRSSTADEGLIFENAVKFPDAGDAVFTEQLRRLHTILTSRDSMHNVPLNLEARRRIAFFTNSLFMNIPRAPYVEKMMAFSVLTPYYDEEVLYGKEALRKENEDGITTLFYLQKIYEDEWKNFMERMHREGLKDEEDFWTTEKARDLRLWVSHRGQTLSRTVRGMMYYYRALKMLAFLDSASEMDVRQGSEHGSMNQNSSLNGLPSNGPSSLQTNLRPADSSVSMLFKGHEYGSALMKFTYVVACQMYGRHKADKNPRADEILYLMQNNEALRVAYVDEVSLGREGTEYYSVLVKYDQQLQSEVEIYRIRLPGPLKLGEGKPENQNHAIIFTRGDAVQTIDMNQDNYFEEALKMRNLLEEFNAYYGIKKPTILGVRENIFTGSVSSLAWFMSAQDTSFVTLGQRVLANPLKVRMHYGHPDVFDRFWFLGRGGVSKASRVINISEDIFAGFNCTLRGGNVTHHEYIQVGKGRDVGLNQISMFEAKVASGNGEQVLSRDVYRLGHRLDFFRMLSVFYTTIGFYFNSMVIVLMVYAFLWGRLYMALSGIEHAALKNATNNKALGAVLNQQFAIQVGIFTALPMIFENSLEHGFLPALWDFLTMQLQLASLFYTFSLGTRTHFFGRTILHGGAKYRATGRGFVVAHKSFAENYRLYARSHFAKGIELGIILIVYAAHSPLARDTFVYIAMTISSWFLVVSWIMSPFVFNPSGFDWLKTVYDFEDFINWIWYPGGPFKKAEHSWETWWYEEQDHLKTTGIWGKLLEIILNLRFFFFQYGIVYQLGIAGGNNSIAVYLLSWIVMVVIVAIYIIMAYARDKFATKEHLYYRLVQLLVIVITVLVLFLLLEFAHLKFIDLLSSFLAFVPTGWGMISIALVLRPFLQTTKVWETVVSLARLYDLLFGVIVMAPMAIVSWLPGFQSMQTRILFNEAFSRGLQISRIVSGKKSV encoded by the coding sequence ATGAATTTAAGACAGCGACCCGTCGCCGCGCGCGGCGGCGCCACCAACCTGCCGCGGCCGCCTCCGCTGAACTCCGTCTTCAACATTATCCCCGTGCATGACCTCTTCACGGACCATCCGTCGCTCCGGTACCCGGAGGTGCGCGCCGCCGCGGCGGCTCTTCGCACCGTCGGCGACCTCCCGAAGCACCAGTTCATGCGGTGGGAACCGGAGATGGACCTTCTGGACTGGCTCCGGTTACTCTTCGGCTTCCAACTGGACAACGCGCGGAACCAGAGGGAGCACCTGGTTCTCCACCTCGCGAACTCGCAGATGCGCCTCGAGCCGCCGCCGGTGATCGTCGACGCGCTCGACGCCGGCGTGCTGCGGCGGTTCCGGCGAAAGCTCCTCCACAACTACTCCGCGTGGTGCTCGTTCCTCGGCCTGAAGTCGAACGTGCTTCTCTCGCGCCGCCGCGACCCAACGGATCTTCGGCGCGAGTTGCTGTACGTGTCGCTTTATCTTCTGGTTTGGGGAGAGGCCGGTAACCTTCGTTTCACTCCCGAGTGTCTttgttatatttatcatttcatGGCGAAGGAGCTTAATCATGTTATAGATGAACACGGTGATCCTGATACTGGTCGTCCTTATATGCCTACGGTTTCTGGTGAATTAGGGTTTTTGAAGTCTGTGATTATGCCTATTTATAATACTATTAAGGTTGAGGTTGATAGTAGCAGAAATGGAAAGGCTCCGCACTCTGCGTGGAGAAATTATGATGACATTAATGAGTATTTCTGGAGTAGGAGGTGTTTGAAGAGACTCGGGTGgcctttgaattttgaatgtaaTTTTTTCGGTACCACGCCGAAGGAGAAGAGGGTGGGGAAGACGGGGTTTGTGGAGCAGAGGTCGTTTTGGAATGTTTATAAGAGTTTTGATAGGCTCTGGGTGATGCTGATTTTGTTCTTTCAGGCTGCCATTATTGTTGCTTGGGAGGGTACCACTTATCCATGGGAGGCGTTGGAGAAAAGGGATGTGCAGGTCAAGATGTTGACTGTGTTTATCACTTGGAGTGCTCTGAGGTTTCTTCAATCGGTGCTTGATGCCGGGACTCAGTATAGCTTGGTTACTAGAGAGACCAGGTGGCTTGGAGTGAGGATGGCGCTGAAGAGCATGGCTGCCATAATGTGGACTGTTTTGTTTTCGGTCTTTTATGGAATGATTTGGATTGAGAAGGGTTCTAGGCCAATCTGGTCTGATGCGGCCAATCAGAGGATTTATACATTTCTTAAAGTtgtccttttctttcttatccCGGAGCTGTTGGCGTTGGTGCTGTTCGTGGTGCCATGGTTGCGGAATGTCATTGAGGAATCAGACTGGAAAATAGTATACTTGTTGACATGGTGGTTTCATACCCGGATTTTTGTGGGTCGGGGTGTGAGACAAGCGCTAATAGATAATGTAAAGTATACTGTTTTCTGGGTAGCAGTATTAGCTTCGAAGTTTTCATTCAGTTATTTATTTCAGATCGAGCCTCTAGTTGCTCCAACAAAGGCTCTTTTGAATCTTAAGAACATTCGTTATAAATGGCACGAGTTTTTCAACAACACCAACAGGGTAGCAGTTGTCTTGCTATGGGTACCTGTTGTGCTGGTATACTTAATGGATTTGCAGATATGGTATTCAATTTTCTCTGCCTTTTATGGCGCGGCAATTGGTTTGTTCTCGCATTTGGGTGAAATTCGGAATGTGACACAACTCAGACTTAGATTTCAGTTCTTTGCCAGTGCAATGCAGTTCAATCTGATGCCAGAGGAGAAGCTGCTAAGTCAGCAAGCTACACTGTTAAAGAAGCTTCGTGATGCCATCCACAGGTTGAAACTGCGATATGGACTTGGTCAGCCCTTCAATAAGATTGAATCAAGCCAAGTGGATGCTACCAGGTTTGCCTTAATATGGAATGAGATTATGATAACTTTCAGGGAGGAAGATATCATCAGCGATCGAGAACTTGAGCTCTTGAAACTGCCGCCAAATTGCTGGAATATTAGGGTTATTCGATGGCCGTGTTCCCTTCTCTGTAATGAGCTGCTGCTTGCTGTCAGTCAGGCCAAAGAGCTGGAAAATGAGTCTGACTGGTCACTTTGGTTGAAAATATGCAAGAATGAGTATCGCCGGTGTGCTGTCATTGAAGCTTATGATAGtgttaaatatttgtttccCAAGGTTCTTAAAGCTGAAAAAGAAGAGTATTCCATTATGACTAATATATTCGGGGTCATAGACAGCTACATTCAGACGGGGAAGTTAACAGAAGCATACAAGATGTCTCGGCTACCACAGATACATGGTAAGGTGAGTGAATTTGTTCAGCTTTTGATACAACCAGAGAGAGATATGAATAAGGCTGTAAATTTGTTGCAAGCTTTGTATGAACTTTTTGTTCGAGAGTTCCCAAAAGTGAAGAGGACCATCATCCAGCTACGTGAAGAAGGTCTGGCACGACGAAGTTCAACAGCTGATGAAGGACTCATCTTTGAGAATGCTGTGAAGTTTCCTGATGCTGGAGATGCAGTCTTTACTGAGCAGCTCAGACGATTGCACACAATTCTTACTTCAAGAGACTCAATGCACAATGTCCCATTGAATCTCGAGGCACGACGACGAATTGCTTTCTTTACCAATTCTTTGTTTATGAACATTCCCCGTGCTCCCTATGTTGAAAAAATGATGGCTTTCAGTGTTTTGACCCCATATTATGATGAGGAAGTATTGTATGGCAAAGAGGCTCTCCGAAAGGAGAATGAGGATGGTATTACTACTTTGTTTTATCTGCAGAAGATTTATGAAGATGAATGGAAAAATTTTATGGAAAGGATGCATAGAGAAGGGTTGAAAGATGAGGAGGACTTCTGGACTACAGAAAAGGCCCGGGATCTCCGCCTTTGGGTATCCCATAGAGGACAAACATTGTCTCGCACGGTTAGGGGGATGATGTATTATTATAGGGCCCTTAAGATGCTTGCATTCCTTGATTCAGCATCTGAGATGGATGTAAGACAGGGATCAGAACATGGTTCAATGAACCAAAACAGCAGCTTAAATGGCCTACCCTCAAACGGACCTTCATCTTTACAGACAAATCTCAGGCCGGCAGATAGCAGTGTGTCCATGTTATTCAAGGGACATGAATATGGGAGTGCACTGATGAAGTTCACGTATGTGGTGGCATGTCAAATGTATGGGCGCCACAAGGCAGACAAGAATCCCCGTGCGGACGAGATATTGTATTTGATGCAAAACAACGAGGCACTTCGAGTGGCGTATGTTGATGAGGTTTCTTTAGGGAGGGAGGGGACTGAATATTACTCCGTTCTTGTGAAGTATGATCAGCAGTTGCAGAGTGAGGTTGAGATTTATCGGATCAGGTTGCCTGGTCCTTTAAAACTTGGAGAAGGGAAACCGGAAAATCAGAATCATGCCATAATCTTTACACGGGGTGATGCAGTCCAGACCATTGATATGAATCAAGACAATTATTTTGAGGAGGCTCTCAAAATGCGGAATCTGTTGGAGGAGTTCAATGCATACTATGGTATTAAGAAACCAACCATTTTGGGGGTCCGAGAAAATATCTTCACAGGATCTGTTTCCTCACTTGCATGGTTCATGTCAGCTCAAGACACAAGTTTTGTGACACTGGGTCAGCGTGTTCTGGCAAACCCTTTGAAAGTACGAATGCACTATGGTCATCCGGACGTGTTTGACAGATTCTGGTTCTTGGGTCGGGGTGGAGTCAGCAAGGCCTCCAGAGTGATCAATATCAGCGAAGATATTTTTGCCGGTTTCAATTGTACCCTGCGAGGTGGCAATGTGACACATCACGAATATATACAGGTAGGCAAAGGAAGAGATGTTGGTTTGAATCAGATATCCATGTTTGAGGCCAAGGTTGCTAGTGGGAATGGTGAGCAGGTCCTGAGCAGAGATGTGTACCGGCTAGGCCATAGATTAGACTTCTTTCGCATGCTTTCAGTGTTCTACACAACCATAGGATTTTACTTTAACTCCATGGTTATTGTACTGATGGTTTATGCCTTCCTTTGGGGCCGCCTTTATATGGCTCTCAGTGGTATTGAACATGCAGCCTTGAAAAATGCTACCAACAATAAAGCCCTTGGTGCAGTCCTAAATCAGCAGTTTGCTATCCAGGTTGGTATCTTCACTGCGCTCCCAATGATTTTCGAAAACTCTCTTGAGCATGGGTTCCTTCCAGCTCTTTGGGACTTCTTGACAATGCAGTTGCAGCTTGCATCACTATTTTACACATTCTCTTTGGGAACTCGCACACATTTCTTTGGTCGGACTATACTTCATGGTGGTGCCAAGTACCGAGCAACAGGTCGTGGTTTCGTTGTGGCACACAAGAGTTTTGCTGAGAACTATCGACTATATGCTCGAAGCCATTTTGCGAAGGGTATTGAACTTGGGATTATTTTAATTGTGTATGCTGCTCATAGTCCTTTGGCTAGGGATACTTTTGTGTACATAGCTATGACAATCTCAAGTTGGTTTCTTGTAGTTTCATGGATAATGTCTCCTTTTGTCTTCAATCCCTCTGGGTTTGATTGGTTGAAGACTGTATATGACTTTGAAGATTTTATAAATTGGATATGGTATCCTGGTGGTCCCTTCAAAAAGGCAGAACATAGCTGGGAAACATGGTGGTATGAGGAGCAAGACCATTTAAAAACAACCGGTATATGGGGGAAGCTGttggaaatcattttaaacCTTCGATTCTTCTTCTTTCAGTATGGCATTGTTTATCAGCTGGGTATTGCAGGTGGAAATAATAGTATAGCTGTTTACTTGCTGTCTTGGATAGTCATGGTTGTGATTGTTGCCATTTATATCATCATGGCATATGCCCGGGATAAATTTGCTACAAAGGAGCACTTATATTATCGATTAGTTCAGCTTCTTGTGATTGTAATCACAGTTCTTGTACTTTTCCTCCTACTGGAGTTcgcccatttaaaatttattgatctTCTGTCAAGCTTCTTGGCATTCGTTCCAACAGGATGGGGAATGATTTCAATCGCCCTGGTGCTTAGGCCTTTTCTGCAGACAACTAAAGTGTGGGAAACTGTTGTTTCCTTGGCTCGTCTATATGATTTGCTGTTTGGGGTTATTGTTATGGCTCCAATGGCAATTGTATCATGGTTACCTGGATTTCAATCAATGCAAACTAGGATTCTCTTTAATGAAGCTTTCAGCAGGGGTCTCCAGATATCTCGAATAGTTAGTGGCAAGAAGTCTGTTTAA
- the LOC100806524 gene encoding probable 2-carboxy-D-arabinitol-1-phosphatase, whose product MGTCGIVLLTKPSPKPWPLRTSSRRTLPRIRCCSASSTSELSPDKLPTSIDLSVTGGAYDFSKATTSLTNELISSPKKVTLLRHGLSTWNSESRIQGSSDLSVLTEVGEEQAKRCKKALENIYFDQCFASPISRAKQTAEIIWQWRENPLVYLDSLKEISLYHLEGMKNVDAMQIYPKEYTIWREDPANFLMNGRYPVRDLWKAAKDCWKEMLLSPGESFLVVTHKSILRALTCTALGLGPERFRSIDINNGGICVFNFNVRGEAMLEALNMTAHMYSDHVYPG is encoded by the exons ATGGGCACTTGTGGGATTGTCTTGTTGACCAAACCTTCCCCTAAGCCATGGCCACTTCGGACATCCTCACGACGCACTCTTCCCCGCATTCGCTGCTGCTCTGCTTCTTCTACTTCAGAGCTTTCCCCAG ATAAGCTTCCAACTAGTATTGATTTGTCTGTAACTGGTGGTGCCTATGATTTCTCAAAAGCAACAACATCACTAACAAATGAGTTAATCTCTTCACCAAAGAAAGTGACTCTTTTAAGGCACGGTCTTAGCACTTGGAATTCAGAAAGTAGGATTCAG GGAAGCTCAGATTTGTCTGTATTAACTGAAGTTGGGGAAGAGCAAGCAAAAAGGTGCAAAAAAGCCTTGGAAAATATATACTTTGACCAGTGTTTTGCAAGTCCAATATCTCGTGCCAAG CAAACGGCTGAAATTATATGGCAATGGAGGGAAAATCCATTGGTTTATCTTGATTCGCTTAAAGAGATATCTCTCTATCACCTTGAAGGCATGAAAAATG TGGATGCTATGCAAATATATCCCAAAGAGTATACAATCTGGAGAGAAGATCCAGCCAATTTTCTCATGAATGGTAGATATCCGGTACGAGATCTCTGGAAAGCTGCAAAAGATTGTTGGAAGGAGATGTTGTTGTCACCT gGAGAAAGCTTTCTGGTTGTGACTCACAAATCCATATTGAGGGCATTAACTTGCACTGCTTTAGGCCTGGGCCCAGAGAG GTTTCGTTCTATTGATATTAACAATGGTGGGATATGTGTGTTCAACTTCAATGTCAGAGGAGAAGCAATGCTTGAGGCTTTAAATATGACGGCTCATATGTACAGTGATCATGTCTATCCTGGCTAG
- the LOC100807061 gene encoding E3 ubiquitin-protein ligase RMA1H1, whose product MAFQHYISRDLKTIPNAVTEAENPNGCFDCNICLDFAHEPVVTLCGHLYCWPCIYKWLHVQSDSLPPDEHPQCPVCKADISNSTMVPLYGRGHAATTAEGKTASCDVFIPPRPSASCAQALLATSQRGQHLPYRNPYQGHYFTSHPYQEEDDATSQMLNLGSHHHPVTGMFGEMVYARVFGNPENLYAYPNSYQLMGSATPRLRRQEMQAHKSLNRISIFLFCCFLLCLIVF is encoded by the coding sequence ATGGCATTTCAGCACTACATTTCCCGGGATTTGAAAACCATCCCAAATGCTGTGACTGAGGCAGAAAACCCCAATGGTTGTTTTGATTGTAACATCTGCTTAGACTTTGCACATGAGCCAGTGGTGACACTTTGTGGTCACCTCTACTGCTGGCCATGCATCTACAAGTGGCTCCATGTCCAAAGTGATTCTCTTCCACCTGATGAGCATCCACAATGCCCCGTTTGCAAGGCTGATATATCCAACAGCACAATGGTTCCACTCTATGGCCGTGGCCATGCCGCTACCACAGCTGAAGGCAAAACAGCTTCTTGTGATGTTTTTATACCACCAAGACCATCTGCTTCATGTGCTCAAGCCCTTTTGGCAACATCTCAAAGGGGTCAGCACCTTCCATATCGTAATCCTTATCAGGGTCACTACTTCACCTCTCATCCATACCAAGAAGAGGATGATGCCACTTCACAAATGCTCAATCTTGGATCCCATCACCACCCTGTGACTGGGATGTTTGGGGAGATGGTTTATGCCAGGGTGTTTGGCAACCCAGAAAACTTGTATGCATACCCAAATTCTTATCAGCTGATGGGAAGTGCTACCCCTAGACTGAGAAGGCAAGAGATGCAGGCACATAAATCTTTGAACagaatttctatttttctcttttgctgCTTCCTTCTTTGTCTTATTGTCTTCTAA